The genomic stretch CACGCTGCTTCGCGAAATTCGTGCGCGACCAGGGGCTGAGCGAGAAAAGCGCGATCCGCGTCAGCACCCACAGCGGTGTCATCGAGCCCCGCTTGCAGCCCGACGGCCGGGTCACCGTGAACATGGGGGCGCCAGTGTTCGAGCCGGCGCGCATCCCGTTCGACGCTGCCGGCCTGGCGGCGCAGCCGCAGGGCGACCACGCACAGTGGCCGGTCGAGGTGGCGGGCCAGACCGTGCCACTGGCCGTGGCGTCGATGGGCAACCCGCATGCGGTGCTGCGGGTCGACGATGTCGACCGTGCGCCGGTGCACGAACTGGGGCCGAAGCTCGAGTCGCATACGCGCTTTCCGCGCCGCGTGAATGTCGGCTTCCTGCAGGTCGTTTCGCGCTCGCAGGTCCGCTTGCGCGTCTATGAGCGCGGTGCCGGCGAGACGCTCGCCTGCGGCACTGGCGCCTGCGCTGCGGTGGTGCTGGGCATCCGGCTCGGCTGGCTCGACCCGTGGGTCGAGGTCGAAACCCGCGGCGGCCGGCTCGGCATCGAGTGGCAAGGTGCGGGTCACCCGGTCTGGATGACCGGGCCCGCCGTCACCGTCTTCGAAGGCGAAATCGAGATCTAGCGCACGCACGGCCGTGCAGGCCGAGCCCCTGACCCATACCCCCCTACACCATGAGCATCCAAGGCATCACCGAAGACGACATCGCCAACTATCTGGCGCACACCCCCGGCTTTTTCGAGCGCCACGCCGAGTTGCTGGCCAGCGTGCAACTCACCAGCCCGCACGGCCAGCGTGCCGTGTCGCTGCAGGAGCGGCAGATGGAAATGCTGCGCGAAAAGATCAAGGGCCTGGAGTTCAAGCTGGTCGAGATGATCCGCCACGGCCAGGAGAACGTGGCGATTGCCGACAAGCTGCACCGCTGGACCCGGGCCTTGATGCTGGCGGCCGACCCGGCCGATGTCCCGGCCTTGATGGTCGAGGAGTTGAAGAACCAGTTCCTGATTCCGCAGGCGGCGGTGCGCGTGTGGCACGTGCGGCCCGAATACGCCGAGCGGCCGTTCGCGCAGGGCGTGAAGGAGGACACCAAGACCTTCGTCACCAGCCTGACGATGCCGTATTGCGGCGTCAACTCCGGCTTCGAGCCGGTGTCGTGGCTCGACGACTCGGCCACCGTGATGTCGCTGGCGCTGATCCCGCTGCGCCACGGCCTGTCGACCCCGGCGTTCGGCCTGCTGGTGCTCGGTTCGCCCGATCCGACGCGCTACACCGCCGACATGGGCACCGAGTTTTTGATGCGGGTGGGAGAGATCGCCAGCGCCGGGGTGGCCCGCTTGTTGCCGCCGCAAGCCTGAGGAGGCCCGGGTGGACGCGCAGATCGAGCGCTATCTGGAGCACCTGCGCGTGGAGCGCCGCATGGCGCCGTTGACGCTCGAAGCCTATGCGCGCGACCTCGTTTGCCTCGACCGCCTGGCGGGCGAGGCAGGGCTGGCGCTGCCGCAGGTACAGCCGCACCACGTGCGGCGCTGGTCGGCGACGTTGCACGGCGAGGGGCGATCGGGCCGCACGCTGGCCCGCGTGCTGAGCGCCTGGCGCGGGTTGTTCCGCTGGCTGGGCCGGCAAGGCGGCCTGACGCACAACCCGGTGGAAGGGGTGCGCGCACCCAAGGCGCCCAAGCCGCTACCGAAGGCTTTGTCGGTCGACCAGTCGATGCAGTTGGCCGACTTGCAGCGCACCGACACCGATCCGGTGCTGGAAGCGCGCGACCGCTGCCTGGTGGAGCTGTTGTACGGCTGCGGCCTGCGCATCAGCGAACTGGTGGGGCTGGACGTGCAGGCCAGTGGCGTCGCACGCGGCTGGATCGACCTGACCGCGGGCGAGGCCCAGGTGCTGGGCAAGGGCGGCAAACGCCGCTCGGTGCCGATCGGCGCGGCGGCGCAACAGGCGCTGGCGGCGTGGCTGGTCATCCGGCCGGGCCTGGTCAAGCAGGACGCGGCGCCGCTGTTCCTGGGCCGACGCGGGACGCGCTTGACCGCCGAGCAGATCCGCTCACGGCTGAAGCAACGGGCGATCGAGGCCGGCGTGCCGACGCATGTCCATCCCCACATGCTGCGCCACTCGTTCGCATCGCACCTGCTGCAGTCCAGCGGTGACCTGCGCGCGGTGCAGGAGTTGCTGGGCCATGCCAACATCTCGACGACACAGGTCTACACCAAGCTCGACTTCCAGCACCTGGCCAAGGTCTACGACGCGGCCCATCCGCGCGCCAAGCGCTCCAACAACCGTTGATCCGAACCGGCCGCCCGAGGCCCGCTTGAGACCTATCGCATCCGCAACCCGACAACACCCCATCGCCACACGCGGGCCGGCTCAGGCCGCGTGTGCAGCGGTGGTCGTTCTTCTGCCCCATCCGATTCCAGCAGGCCCTCATCCATGAAAGTCATCACACTGCGCGAAGGCAAGGAGCGTTCGCTGCTGCGCCGCCATCCCTGGGTGTTCCAGGGCAGCATCGCCAAGGGCAAGGCCGACCCGGGCGAAACCGTACGGGTGGTCGCCAGCGACGGGCGTTTTTTGGCCTGGGCCGCGTACAGCCCCACCTCGATGATCCGCGTGCGGGCCTGGAGCTTCGACGAAGCCGAGCGCATCGACGACGGCTTTTTCGAGCGCCGCATCCGCCGCGCGCTCGCAGTGCGCAGTCGCTTGCCCGTCGCCAGCGACGCGGTGCGCTTGATCCACGGCGAGGCCGATGGCTTGCCAGGCCTGATCGTCGACCGCTACGGCGACACGCTGAGCGCCCAGTTCCTGTCGACCGGCACCGAGCACTGGAAAGCCACCATCGCCGAGCAGTTGCTGCAGGCGACCGGGCTGACCCGGTTGTACGAGCGATCCGACTCGGGCGTGCGCGGCCTCGAAGGGTTGGAGCCGGTCACCGGCTGGCTGCGCGGCGGTGGGGCGACCGAGCTGACGATCCAGGAACACGACTGGCGGCTGACGCTGGACGTGGCCGAAGGCCACAAGACCGGCTTCTATCTGGACCAGCGCGACAACCGCAAGCTGTTCGCCGACACGGTGCGCCACCTGGGTTTGCAGCGGGTGTTGAACTGCTATTGCTACACGGGCGGCTTCAGCGTCGCCGCGCTGGCTGGCGGGGCGCAGCAGGTGGTCAGCGTGGACTCGTCCGGCCCGGCGCTGGCGCGTGCGCAGGCGCACGTGGAACTGAACGGTTTCGAGACCGGTCGCCACGAAGCGCTGGACGCCGACGTCAACGAGACGTTGCGGCGCTGCCTGAAGGAAGGGCGCACGTTCGACGCCATCGTGCTCGACCCGCCCAAGTTCGCGCCGACCGCCGCGCACGCCGAGCGCGCCGCGCGCGCCTACAAGGACATCAACCGGCTGGCGTTCAAGCTGTTGGAGCCCGGCGGCGCGCTGTTCACCTTCTCGTGCTCGGGCGGCATCGGGGCCGAGTTGTTCCACAAGATCGTCGCGGGCGCCGGCCTGGACGCCGGCGTCGACGGATTGATTTATGCGCGTCTCGGCGCCGCGCCGGACCACCCGATGACCATCACCTTCCCGGAAGGGGAATACCTGAAAGGCCTGGTGGTGCTGAAAGGGGCTGCCTGACGCGTCGAGGCGCGGTGGGCCGGCCTGACAGGCAGGCGTGCCGCAACCGCCACGACGGGCCTGAGCGGCGCCTTGGCGCGCCGTTCAGGCGAGCAGGCGCTCGCCCTTGAACAAATCGGCCACCGATTCGCGTTCGCGCACCAGTTGCGCCTCGGTGCCGCGCACCATCACCTCGGCGGCGCGGCCGCGGGTGTTGTAGTTGCTGGCCATGCTCATCGAGTAGGCCCCGGCCGACAGCACCGCCAGGCGGTCGCCCGCCTGCACTGCCAGCGCACGGTCGCGGCCCAGCCAGTCGCCCGATTCGCAGACCGGCCCGACCACGTCGTAGGTGACCGGCGTCTCGTCGCGCTGGCGCAGCGGGTCGATGCGCATGTAGGCCTGGTACATCGCGGGACGCATCAGGTCGTTCATCGCCGCGTCGACGACGCAGAAGTTCTTCGCTTCGCCGGGCTTCAGGTACAGCACCTCGGTCAGCAACACGCCGGCGTTGCCGACCAGCGAACGACCCGGCTCCATCAGCACCTTGCGATGCCCGTGGCCGCGCGCGTCGATGCGCTGCAGCAGGCTGCCGATCAGCACGTCGGCCGCCGGCGGTTGCTCGTCGGTGTAGCGGATGCCGAGGCCGCCGCCGAGGTCGAGGTGTTGCAGCGTGAGGCCGGTGGCCTCGATCGCTTCGACCAGGTCGAGGACACGGTCGAGCGCGTCGAGGTAGGGGCCGGGTGTCGTGATCTGCGAGCCGATATGGCAGTCGATGCCGGCCGCCGCGAGGCCCGGCAACTCGGCCGCGCGGCGGTAGGCGGCGAGGGCGCCGTCGTGCGCGATGCCGAACTTGTTGCCCTTCAGGCCGGTGGAGATGTAGGGATGGGTGTTGGCGTCGACGTCGGGGTTGACGCGCAGGCTGATGTGGGCGGTGCGGCCTTCGGCCACCGCGACCTGCGACAGCACCTCGAGCTCGGCCTCGCTCTCGACGTTGAAGCACAGCACGCCGGCGTCCAGCGCACGGCGCATTTCGGCGCGCGTCTTGCCGACGCCGGAGAACACCACCTTGCCCGGATCGGCGCCGGCGGCCAGCACCCGTTCGAGTTCGCCGCCGGAGACGATGTCGAAACCGCAGCCGGCGCGCGCGAAGGTCTGCAGCACCGCCAGGTTGGCATTGGCCTTCATCGCATAGCAGATCAGGTGATCCCGCCCGGCGAAGCCGCGCTGGTAGGGCGCGAGGGCCGCCAGCATCGCGGCCTGTGAATAGACATACAGCGGCGTGCCATGGCGCCCCGCCAGCTCGTCGAGCGAACAGTCTTCGAGAAACAGCTCCTTGCCGCGATAGGCAAGGAACGGGGAGCCAGGCAGGGTCATCGAGAAGCAGGCGTGGAAGGCGCGGGCGCGGAGGCCGCGGGGGGCGCAGCGGCAGAGGCCGCGCTGGCGCGGCTGGCCGGGCCTTGCGGCGCCGCGGCGCTGGGCAGGTAGAGCGGCCCCTTCTGGCCGCAGGCGGAGAGGCCGGCGATGAAGGCAGTGGCGAGGCCGGCGGCTAGAATCAGGGCCCTATTGGACATCCAGCGATTCTACTGGCGATGACGCTCCAACCCACGCCCCTCAGCGACTCCGAATACCACAGCAAGTCACACGCGGTGCTCGCCGCCGTGGAGGCGCGGGTCGACCAGCTGCTGCAGGACGACGTGGTCGACATCGACACCCAGCGCACCGGCGGCCTGCTCGAGCTGAGCTTTCCGAACGGCAGCAAGATCATCCTGAACACCCAGCCGCCGCTGCACGAGATCTGGATGGCCGCGCGTTCGGGTGGCTTCCACTACAAGTATGTGGACGGCCGCTGGCTCGACACGCGCACCGCCCAGGAGTTTTTCGAAGCCCTGTCGGCCTGCGCGACCGAGCAGGCCGGGCGGCCGCTGAGCTTCACGGCGCCGGCCTGAACGGGCGCCGGGCGGGCGCGGCACGCACCCGCGGGCAGATCGGTGGACGGCGGGGCCGGTCAGGCCGCCGCGCCCCGGGTCGTGCTCAATCGCGGAACAGGTCGAGGATGCTGCGACGCTCGTCCTCGCTGGCCGCCGCGGGCGCCCGCTCTTCCAGGCCCACGCTTGCCACGCCGGCGCCGCGCGTGAACTCGTCGTAGAACCACTCGCCGCCGATGTTCACGACACCCTCGGGCGGCGTCGGCTCCTGCACCGGCACGTTCTTGAGCGCGTGCTGCATGTAGTCGATCCAGATCGGCAGCGCCAGGCCGCCGCCGGTTTCGCGGTTGCCCAGCTTGCGCGGCGTGTCGTAGCCGATCCACACCACACTCACCAAACTGGGTTGGTAGCCGGCGAACCAGGCGTCCATCGAGTCGTTGGTGGTGCCGGTCTTGCCGTAGATGTCGGGGCGCTTCAGGGTGGCCTGCGCGCGCGCGGCCGTGCCCGAGCGCGTCACCTCCTGCATGATGCTGGTCATCACGAAGGCGTTGCGCGGGTCGATGGTGCGCATCGACGGGTCGAGTTGCGGTGGCTTGGTGTCGACCAGCACCCGGCCCTTGGTGTCGGTCACGCGCGTGACCAGGTAGGGGTTGACGCGGTAGCCCCCGTTGGCGAACACGGCATAGCCGGTGGCCATCTGCAGCGGTGTCACCGAGCCGGCGCCGAGCGCCATCGTCAGGTAGGCCGGGTGTTTTGCAGCCTCGAAGCCGAAGTTGGTGATCCACTGCTGCGCGTAGCTCGGGCCGATCGACTGCAGCACCCGGATCGACACCATGTTCTTCGATTTCGCCAGGCCGCGGCGCAGCGACATCGGCCCGTCGAAGGTGCCGTCGTAGTTCTTCGGCTCCCACGGCTGGCTGCCGGTGGTGCCGGCGTTGAAGAACAAGGGCGCGTCGTTGACCACCGTCGCCGGCGTGAAGCCCTTCTCGAGCGCGGCCGAGTAGATGAAGGGCTTGAAGCTGGAGCCGGGTTGCCGCCACGCCTGCGTGACGTGGTTGAACTTGTTCTTGGCGTAATCGAAGCCGCCCACCAGCGTGCGGATCGCGCCGGTGTTCGAATCGAGGGCGACCATCGCGCCTTCGACTTCGGGCAGCTGCGTGATCGACCACTCGCCCTTCGCGTCCTGCACCAGCCGGATGACGGCGCCGGGGCGGATCTGCACCTTGGGGTTGGCCTTGTCCGACAGGCCCGATTGCACCGGCCTCAGGCCGGCGCCGGTGATGGTCACGTCGTCGCCGTTCTGCAGCACCGCGACCACCTTCTTCGGGCTCACCTCGACCGCCACCGCGGCTCGCAGCTCGTCGTTGTCGGGGTGGTCGACCAGCGCCTCGGCGATGCGGGCGTCCATCTCCTTGGGCTCCTTGGGCAGGTTCAGATAGCCCTCGGGGCCGCGGTACACCTGGCGCCGCTCGTAATCGAGGATGCCGCGGCGCAAGGCGCGGTAGGCCACCATCTGGTCGCTCGACTGGATCGTGGTGTAGACGTTCAGGCCGCGGGTGTAGGCCTCGGCGCCGTACTGGTTGTGGATCAGCATCCGCGCCGTTTCGGCCACGTACTCGGCATGCAGCGGCACCGCGGTCGGCTGCCGGTAGCGCAGCACTTCGGCGCGCGCGGCATCGTGCTGCTCCTGCGTGATGAAGCCGTTGGCCAGCATCCGCCCGATGATGTACTGCTGCCGTTGCGTCGCGCGCGGGCGGTTGACGATCGGGTTGTAGGCGGCCGGTGCCTTGGGCAGGCCGGCCAGCATGGCGGCCTCGGCGATCGTCAGGTCCTGCAGGCTCTTGCCGAAGTAGATCTCGCTGGCCGCCGCGAAACCATAGGCCCGCTGCCCCAGGTAGATCTGGTTCATGTAGAGCTCGAGGATCTGGTCCTTGTTCAGCAAGCTCTCGATCTTCAGCGCCAGCAGGATCTCGTAGATCTTGCGCGTGAACGTCTTCTCGGTGGACAGATAGAAGTTGCGCGCCACCTGCATCGTGATGGTCGATGCACCCTGCCGGCCCACCTCCATGAAGTTGGCGATGCCGGCGCGTAGCACGCCGACGTAGTCGACACCGCGGTGCTCGTAGAAGCGGGCATCCTCGATCGCCAGCACGGCCTGCTGCATCACCTTCGGGATCTGCTGGATCGGCACGAACTTGCGGCGCTCCTCGCCGAACTCGCCGATCAGCACGCTGTCGGCGGAGTACACGCGCATCGGCAGCTTGGGACGGTAGTCCATCAAGCCGCTCAGTTCCGGGAGGTTGGGGTAGGCGATCGACAAGGCGATCGCCACCGTCATCAGTGTCCCCAACACGCCGGCCACCAGGAGCCCGAGGATCCAGGCCGCGCCCTTGTAGATCCAACGGGCTGCCGGAGCAATCGAAGTGCCCGCCGCGGGTGCTCGGTCGGTGCGCTCTGAGTCTGTCATGTGTTTCCTAACGAGTCGGGCGCATTATAGAAATGGGCCCCGAACACGGGTCAGTCGTATCGAATGCACCAAGACGCCTTCTGTTTCAATGCTCGCCAGTGACCCCGGGTTTGCCCGAAACCCCCCTGTTTTCGGGGTCGGTTTTGCAGGCAGAAGAAGCAGCCAAACCGTGAAAAAGTCTTTGTTGCTCAAAGGGTTTACTGCTAGCATTGAAGTAACTTATTAACACTCCGGCGCACTCTCTTGCGCGGTGGGGGACTCGTGAGCTTTCTTGACATTTTGTTAGGCCGCAAGCATTCGCCGCTTGTCGGGCTCGATATCAGCTCGTCCAGCGTGAAGCTCGTCGAGTTGAACCAAAACGCCGCGGGCGAGTACGTCGTCGAACGGTTTGCTACAGAAAGTTTCGAGAAGGGCTGGATCGCTGACGGCCAGATCGAGAAGTTCGACGAAGTGGCCGACGCCGTTCGGCGCGTTGTCGTGAAGAGCGGCACGCGCACCAAACACGTCGCGATGGCGATGCCGCAATCGGCCGTCATCACGAAGAAGATCATGCTGCCGGCGGGCCTGCGCGAGGAAGAGCTGGAGGTCCAGGTCGAGTCCGAGGCCAACCAGTACATCCCGTTCTCGCTCGACGAAGTCAGCCTCGATTTTTGCGTGGTCGGGCCGAGCCCGACCTCTGCCGGCGACGTCGAAGTGCTGATCGCCGCGTCACGCAAGGACCGGGTGCAGGATCGCCAGGGCCTGGCCGAAGCTGCCGGACTCAAGCCGGTGGTGCTCGACATCGAATCCTATGCGTCACGCTTGGCAGTGGGCCGCCTGGTCACCACGCTGCCGA from Caldimonas brevitalea encodes the following:
- a CDS encoding class I SAM-dependent rRNA methyltransferase, whose product is MKVITLREGKERSLLRRHPWVFQGSIAKGKADPGETVRVVASDGRFLAWAAYSPTSMIRVRAWSFDEAERIDDGFFERRIRRALAVRSRLPVASDAVRLIHGEADGLPGLIVDRYGDTLSAQFLSTGTEHWKATIAEQLLQATGLTRLYERSDSGVRGLEGLEPVTGWLRGGGATELTIQEHDWRLTLDVAEGHKTGFYLDQRDNRKLFADTVRHLGLQRVLNCYCYTGGFSVAALAGGAQQVVSVDSSGPALARAQAHVELNGFETGRHEALDADVNETLRRCLKEGRTFDAIVLDPPKFAPTAAHAERAARAYKDINRLAFKLLEPGGALFTFSCSGGIGAELFHKIVAGAGLDAGVDGLIYARLGAAPDHPMTITFPEGEYLKGLVVLKGAA
- a CDS encoding DUF484 family protein yields the protein MSIQGITEDDIANYLAHTPGFFERHAELLASVQLTSPHGQRAVSLQERQMEMLREKIKGLEFKLVEMIRHGQENVAIADKLHRWTRALMLAADPADVPALMVEELKNQFLIPQAAVRVWHVRPEYAERPFAQGVKEDTKTFVTSLTMPYCGVNSGFEPVSWLDDSATVMSLALIPLRHGLSTPAFGLLVLGSPDPTRYTADMGTEFLMRVGEIASAGVARLLPPQA
- the lysA gene encoding diaminopimelate decarboxylase; amino-acid sequence: MTLPGSPFLAYRGKELFLEDCSLDELAGRHGTPLYVYSQAAMLAALAPYQRGFAGRDHLICYAMKANANLAVLQTFARAGCGFDIVSGGELERVLAAGADPGKVVFSGVGKTRAEMRRALDAGVLCFNVESEAELEVLSQVAVAEGRTAHISLRVNPDVDANTHPYISTGLKGNKFGIAHDGALAAYRRAAELPGLAAAGIDCHIGSQITTPGPYLDALDRVLDLVEAIEATGLTLQHLDLGGGLGIRYTDEQPPAADVLIGSLLQRIDARGHGHRKVLMEPGRSLVGNAGVLLTEVLYLKPGEAKNFCVVDAAMNDLMRPAMYQAYMRIDPLRQRDETPVTYDVVGPVCESGDWLGRDRALAVQAGDRLAVLSAGAYSMSMASNYNTRGRAAEVMVRGTEAQLVRERESVADLFKGERLLA
- the dapF gene encoding diaminopimelate epimerase translates to MKLRFTKMQGAGNDFVVLDATRQPLTLTPEQYRRLADRRFGVGADQILIVGPAPAPDVDFSYRIVNADGGEVEQCGNGARCFAKFVRDQGLSEKSAIRVSTHSGVIEPRLQPDGRVTVNMGAPVFEPARIPFDAAGLAAQPQGDHAQWPVEVAGQTVPLAVASMGNPHAVLRVDDVDRAPVHELGPKLESHTRFPRRVNVGFLQVVSRSQVRLRVYERGAGETLACGTGACAAVVLGIRLGWLDPWVEVETRGGRLGIEWQGAGHPVWMTGPAVTVFEGEIEI
- the cyaY gene encoding iron donor protein CyaY, with amino-acid sequence MTLQPTPLSDSEYHSKSHAVLAAVEARVDQLLQDDVVDIDTQRTGGLLELSFPNGSKIILNTQPPLHEIWMAARSGGFHYKYVDGRWLDTRTAQEFFEALSACATEQAGRPLSFTAPA
- a CDS encoding tyrosine recombinase XerC, coding for MAPLTLEAYARDLVCLDRLAGEAGLALPQVQPHHVRRWSATLHGEGRSGRTLARVLSAWRGLFRWLGRQGGLTHNPVEGVRAPKAPKPLPKALSVDQSMQLADLQRTDTDPVLEARDRCLVELLYGCGLRISELVGLDVQASGVARGWIDLTAGEAQVLGKGGKRRSVPIGAAAQQALAAWLVIRPGLVKQDAAPLFLGRRGTRLTAEQIRSRLKQRAIEAGVPTHVHPHMLRHSFASHLLQSSGDLRAVQELLGHANISTTQVYTKLDFQHLAKVYDAAHPRAKRSNNR
- the lptM gene encoding LPS translocon maturation chaperone LptM, producing the protein MSNRALILAAGLATAFIAGLSACGQKGPLYLPSAAAPQGPASRASAASAAAPPAASAPAPSTPASR
- a CDS encoding penicillin-binding protein 1A, with product MTDSERTDRAPAAGTSIAPAARWIYKGAAWILGLLVAGVLGTLMTVAIALSIAYPNLPELSGLMDYRPKLPMRVYSADSVLIGEFGEERRKFVPIQQIPKVMQQAVLAIEDARFYEHRGVDYVGVLRAGIANFMEVGRQGASTITMQVARNFYLSTEKTFTRKIYEILLALKIESLLNKDQILELYMNQIYLGQRAYGFAAASEIYFGKSLQDLTIAEAAMLAGLPKAPAAYNPIVNRPRATQRQQYIIGRMLANGFITQEQHDAARAEVLRYRQPTAVPLHAEYVAETARMLIHNQYGAEAYTRGLNVYTTIQSSDQMVAYRALRRGILDYERRQVYRGPEGYLNLPKEPKEMDARIAEALVDHPDNDELRAAVAVEVSPKKVVAVLQNGDDVTITGAGLRPVQSGLSDKANPKVQIRPGAVIRLVQDAKGEWSITQLPEVEGAMVALDSNTGAIRTLVGGFDYAKNKFNHVTQAWRQPGSSFKPFIYSAALEKGFTPATVVNDAPLFFNAGTTGSQPWEPKNYDGTFDGPMSLRRGLAKSKNMVSIRVLQSIGPSYAQQWITNFGFEAAKHPAYLTMALGAGSVTPLQMATGYAVFANGGYRVNPYLVTRVTDTKGRVLVDTKPPQLDPSMRTIDPRNAFVMTSIMQEVTRSGTAARAQATLKRPDIYGKTGTTNDSMDAWFAGYQPSLVSVVWIGYDTPRKLGNRETGGGLALPIWIDYMQHALKNVPVQEPTPPEGVVNIGGEWFYDEFTRGAGVASVGLEERAPAAASEDERRSILDLFRD
- a CDS encoding pilus assembly protein PilM; protein product: MSFLDILLGRKHSPLVGLDISSSSVKLVELNQNAAGEYVVERFATESFEKGWIADGQIEKFDEVADAVRRVVVKSGTRTKHVAMAMPQSAVITKKIMLPAGLREEELEVQVESEANQYIPFSLDEVSLDFCVVGPSPTSAGDVEVLIAASRKDRVQDRQGLAEAAGLKPVVLDIESYASRLAVGRLVTTLPNEGKDSLVALFEIGAETTSLKVLRDDELLYDRDQAFGGSQLTQLISRQYGFSFEEAEQKKLGGDLPEDYEQFILNPFVDSLSQEIGRALQYFFTSTPHHKVHYVMLAGGSAALPGLKERVTEQTGFASMVVNPFEGMKLGSSVRESKLRREAPSYLTACGLAMRRFLQ